Part of the Paenibacillus sp. YPG26 genome, CCGAGTAGGCGGACTTCACTTCCGTGCCCGGTGCACTTGCGGCTGGTGCTGTATACGTATGACCTGCGGCATCCAGATTCGCTTCCCACTGCATGATTTTCTCTTCCATACGCTCAAAGCCCCTGGCAGCAGACCCGCTCTCGATGCCATAACTGAAGCTTGGGCGGATGCTCTGAGATCTTTCCTCCGCCTTCTGGGCTCGAGCCGCAAGCTCGGTACGCTTCTCTTTCAGGCGCTCATGCTCTTCCTTGGCATTCTGAATCTGGAACTCAAGCTCCTGGATGCGCACGCCTGCTTCCTGCAGCCGGGCGGCATGCAGATCTGCCTGCTCAAGGAACTGCAGCTTCGCTGAGAGGGCCTCTCTTGCAGCGGCTTCATTCCCTCCGGCAAGAGCCTGAGCGGCAGCCTGTTCGGACTGCTCGGCAGAACGAAGGGCTTCTTCCTTGCGCCAGGCAAGGACCTTAATTGAACCCTGCTGCTCTGTCAGCTTACGTTCAGCGGTCCGAATGTCTTCTTCGAGGTTACGAAGGTATTGGTTCATTAGCAGGACCGGGTTCTCCAGCTTGTTCAAGGCTTCGTGGGCAACGGCTTTCGTCATATTGGCTAGTCTTTCAAATATACTCATGTTCTATCGCTCCTTAATATTTGTATTAGTAAG contains:
- a CDS encoding PspA/IM30 family protein, whose amino-acid sequence is MSIFERLANMTKAVAHEALNKLENPVLLMNQYLRNLEEDIRTAERKLTEQQGSIKVLAWRKEEALRSAEQSEQAAAQALAGGNEAAAREALSAKLQFLEQADLHAARLQEAGVRIQELEFQIQNAKEEHERLKEKRTELAARAQKAEERSQSIRPSFSYGIESGSAARGFERMEEKIMQWEANLDAAGHTYTAPAASAPGTEVKSAYSAAVEEELQRLQSKRSDMQAK